The genomic region GGGACGACGGACATAGGGGTGCCGGGGTACGGGGACCTGACACCCTATTCTTCGCTGTGGGATCAGCACCACGGGCCAGGGACTGCTCTGGGCTACCACGGCTCCCATCCCGAACTTCTCGGCTTTGCAAGCGAACTCTGGTCCGCTGCGCCCCACAACAACAACGGGCACACAAGGGCTCAGTGCATGATCCAACAGAGGTATATCAATTTTCATtcctttatctcatttttttttctggttgtACTCTGCGGTTCACTCAGTCCTAATGTTGGATAGTGAGTCAGTGTTTCGAAATAATGTGTCGTCACTGTGTTTGGTCTGACTGATTCGAAACATACAAACCACTATGTTTTAGGTACATTGACTGTTTACCTTCAATATAGCTACAGTAGCACGAAGTCGCGAAGAGCTAAAGTGCGGTGAGTTTCGAATAACGTTGATGTTAATAAAAAAAGATACGTCAATAACGAAGGCAGTCACACTCACATTTCTAACTTCATAGCTCATAAATTCGGTTTAATAATATGACTTATTGATTGTGCACATACAAGATGCGTATatgtgtgaaataaataaaaatgcgcCAAGAAGATAATGCAGATAGGCTACTATACGATGTACgtgtttcgtaacaattcagttccttattactatttaatacgagaaaaattcgtaccggcaccgggaatcgaacccaggacctctcagctctgcgcgctgagcgctctttccaactgagctatgccgggacacgatccacggcgccggccgaacccctctcgtaatgtttttacggccttactacctgcacttgagacgatacaagtcatatatgcaggagcgcatatttgaatgactttgtggccatattcaacatcagttcgtgacaactgctaacagttaattaatacatcacatattcattttgtatgaggtctcgcccacctcatagAATACTACACGGTTACTATGAAGTagcaaatatgtattattactatttaatacgagaaaaattcgtaccggcaccgggaatcgaacccaggacctctcagctctgcgctgggcgagacctcatacaaaatgaatatgtgatgtattaactgttagcagttgtcacgaactgatgttgaatatggccacaaagtcatttaaatatgcgctcctgcatatatgacttgtatcgtctcaaatgcagttagtaaggccgtaaaagcattacgagagggattcggccggcgccgtggatcgtgtcccggcatagctcagttggaaagagcgctcagcgcgcagagctgagaggtcttgggttcgattcccggtgccggtacgaatttttctcgtattaaatagtaataatacatattgactacttcatagtagccgtgtagtattcaatgaggtgggcgagacctcattcaaaatgaatatgtgatgaatTCAGTTCCTTTATCGTATTGCGTATGATATACAGTATTACTGCCTATAGTTCCTATCCCTGAAGAACactggaaagagaggagacttttcagtaatctttatatgaaacaacgagtcaaagtcaggataggagaaaaaatgtcagaGGTAAGGGAAATAGAGAGAAGaatacaaggatgccctttatcacctaccttgcTCAAAATCTACTTGcatgatttagtgaagaactgttttcagaacatgggaggcaTGATAGGAGGAACAAGATTAAAacgcataagattttctgataataatatggcgttgttagtagaaaaTGAGATGATGCTAAGGCATATGCTAATGGagtaaatgatagctgtgagctgTATGGAACGAAGATAAATGCAAGCAAGACAAAGACcatgttatcggaagaaaaataaagaaggtaaaaacattagttcaaatttaaaaaattctgcaTTACTAAATATGTATTACGCACAGATTTGTTTATAATTccgttatattaatttataataccgtgtaatgtacaattttcagatGAATGtaaatgtaggagaatatattattaattttatgacttTACAAACACTTAAatgtactttttatttttgtaggttattttacgacgctttatcaacatgttaggttatttagcgtccgaatgagatgaaggtaataatgtcggtgaaatgagtccgggatccagcaccgaaagttacccagcatttgctcgtaatgggttgagggaaaacccggaaaaaacctcaaccaggtaacttgccccgaccgggaatcgaacccgggccacctcgtttcgcggctagacgcgctaaccgttattccacaggtgtggacttaaaatGTACTAAACGTGAAATTAAGCTACatactttacaaaatttttataatgataataataataataagaataatagggAACGTCCATGAGAAAAtgtccaaaaatgaaaaaaataaaaatatattttcgtctacgtattatatatcaaatgaaagcttgaaattactatttttaggctacatatcaattttcttcattttaagaatgtattggacactacattataagaaatatgacATGGTCCAATACCTAGCAATATgacaattcataatattatttcacGTTATGTTCAGAAGACTAATAAGCGAGGCACACATAATTTTTAGGCACCAAGATATCCACTCTAtcttctatttaaaaaatatcatccttTTATGTAAGTACACTATAAGGAAAaaccaatatttttaattttcaaaaaggttGTCTTCATGTCACACtactgacaaaatattttaaaagtttccgTTATAAGATTATTACTGGTGCAATTTACtggaaattttaagaaatgctAGTTTATTGAGTTGTCCATAGGTGGTGCAAAAAGTTGTTTCGCTAGCaacgtcgtttttttttttaataagtccAAACATTGGTCACACTACTGACGCTGCTGCTGTTTGAAGTGTATTCAGTGCTATATCATCTGAAAAATTGCTCTATTGAGTCTACTAGCCTAATAACAAatagtaaatattgtattatattagtaaAGTACCTCAGTTTGAATCCATACTTAACCTAACTTTACAAGCAACTTAGGTTATTgtagattaatttaaatatttttacttcatctttttattatttttaaagttctagaATGACTAAAACTGGAGCTGAGAGACAAAGGGCATATGCAGAAAAAAAATAAGAGTGATGAAGACTACAAACGCCATAGAGCTGCCATTGATAAGCGTtatagagagaagagaaaatcGACAGAAACTATCCAGGAATGGAACATAAGAAAATCTAAGGCTGCGATTAGGAAGCAGAAGAGTCAAAGACAAATTGAATAGCCGGCccagatggctcaagcggtaggggcacggcatgtctctatcgcttgttccgaagggttgtgggttcgagtcccgcctcgggcacggctgttgtgtacgtactagtttaagagagtgagaaaaaaaagagaaaaacggaaaaataaaaaaataaaataaagaattactcGAGGATAGTAGTGACGTTTCACAATCTGCACTGGGAAAGGCATTCAAGAAAGTTGATAGAAATATGCCTCGGTCTCCAAGGAAGCAGAGGGCTACGGTTGTAAAATTAGCCCCAAAATACGGTGTTCCattagaaaataaagtattaGCTATTAAGAGGGAAAGACTTTCTGATGATGTAACTAATCTCATtacagaattttatgtaaatgatGAGATCAGTCGTGTTGATCCAAGTCTGAAGGGTGTCTCATAACAAAGATTCATCACAACAGCACGACGACACCTTCTCTATCCAATTACGGAAGTCCATAatcttttctgcagaaatattcaaacaaGACAGTTGGTCGTAGCAAATTTGCCTCTTTCCGCCCTCCACATGTGAAACCATACAGGGATATGCCACATAATGTGTGTATGCCGCTATCATGAGAATTTCTCTAATCTTCATGAGAAGATTTCAAGTGTCCTGTCAGGATTTGGAGCATTCATTAAAGACTTCATACAAATACCTGCCTGTGACcatcaaaagaaaaatgaagcgATGAAGAATGTTAACGTATTTTCTGATGGGTGTGCTGGACAACTCAAGTGCAAATATAACTTTTCCAACATTACTCTTCTCAAAGAACAGTTAAATCTGTCCAATCTGACTTGGACATTCTTTGCCACGTCACACGGCAAAGGTGCCGTTGATGGTATTGGTACTGTAGTGAAACGAAAGGTTTGGAACTTGGGTAGAGCCAGCAAGGTAACCGTGCGAGATGCTGAAACATTTGCTCGAGCCTGTAGCTCACTCAAAGTAAATGTGCTTCATGTTAAGAGTGAGGAAATAAATTCTGTGACGCAGAAACTGGGTAAAGCTTGGGAAAATACCCTACCTATTATGAGGACGCaaaaaattcaacatgttattgcTGTGTCAGCCTATAagatcaaatataaatattttccgcAGAACTCCAGTGAATTGGAAGAGTATCTTCGCCCTGAAGTCCGTAAGAGCCGGAGAAAGCGTCCAGTTCATCACAAGTAAAGAAGAGTGTGTCCCTGGTTGTAAGAACACTTGTCTTACACATCAAATAGAAAATGCAATTGGAAGTCACACTACTGACGTCACACTACTGACGCACATTATATTCtaaaatactttttataattaaaatagttgtagtTAATTAAACAAAAGATTATGCAAGATACATTGAAAGACTCATATTTGTGTCATCAATCACTGTAATTAGTCCATCATTTTCAATTTTGCAGTAACATATCAAATTGTTTTCTGCTACTTCACACCAGTCTAAAAATTGTCACACTACTGACGTGTAAAAAAATTGAGGTAGGATTAATTAAGTTCGACTGTtgttaacaaaattttgtacatgacTTTGCAAGTTctcaaagagtatatacatacatttggtaaatgagattaataagaaataacttgctaaatttcatacaataataaaaattgtgtcaCACTACTGACGGTGGACgttcccaataataataataataataataataataataataataataataataataataatagacctaatataaTTTCAATACCAATTTAGTAAAAACGCATAATTCATAACATTTAAATATCACGTTCAAAGACGCCGTAGACCTGTGAATGAGTAGGTCTACGTTTTGCATTTGTGCGCATATTACTGtaattttttaaacaatattttgttgttaattttttttttcctgaagaaAATTACTTTTATGTTTTGCAACGATGTATAGCACGTATAAGTATGGCGACATTAACTTACGTGCGCAAGTTGGCTCTCTGAAATTATCTGTATTTCTAAAATTAACATTCATGGACTAACAAGTGTATTTTAACAGCTCAGTACATTTATAACCATGACTTAACAACAAAAGCGTATGTTTAATGTTTACACGCAGACCTAAAAGTCGTTTGAAAGCATAAAACTACAAAGTGGAACTATTCAAGAAAAGCAGCACGGCAAAATTTGCAATCATTTCATTTATGCTAACGGCTAtgtgaattttaataataaaaattagtgtcACCAATGGAGGCGAACTCGAAATCTattctaatgatttattttcaattttgtttcttgcaagagatgaatagataaatgaaatTTGCTATTGAGCAGCCCAGTATGTTCTGAGATTTCTATGCTTAGGAGAAGTTAATTATTATATAGagcctttttttttatatacttttaCTTGCAAATTTGTCGAGCTCCAGTAACTCGGAGGCCTAGCCAGATGTCATCAAAAGCGATGAAGAAAGCTTCATTGTTATAGAATTTGAATTGCTTGTTATAAAATCCATTTGTTACACACGAGTGACCTAAAGCGAAGATTAATATACACACAAACAAATGGTCAACGGACActttttattactgtaatatttttcacgtcCGGTCTaggttaacatttttttaattactataatCATTTGCCTTTGCCGATGACACAGTTACCAATAGATCAATAAGTTTCTCTTTTCGTTTGTTTTTTCAGAATCAAAATTATTGCGAATGAGGTTCTGTCCGtgctaaattaaatttgttatagccctaatatttattttccaatttgaCTTAAACTTTATAGTGCAAAATACTGGGCATCGAGTATGAAAATCTGccatgaatgaataaaatgcGAAAGTAAATACTGCGAATATTTTAGGATCAATTAATGAGAGCATCACATTATGAAAAATCTGAAACAACAAAGATATAAGGAAAACTTATAAGAACACTGATTTAAATATAACAATCTAAAATAGACGATTAAGATGTTCCGACATTTCTGCATAACGAAGGTTTATTACATCAAGACTTTTGGGTAGACCAAATCTTATTTAGAGAGATCAAGTATGAGACCTTCAGCAAGTTAGAAGAAATATAACACTGGATAGACGATCATGTAACTAAGACACTTCTGagtgaggcaaaaaaaaaaagggagagagagagagagagagagagagagagagagagagagagagagagagagagagagaggaagctTCTAAGTTTAAAATGCTTATggttataattgtaataaaattgtaatatttatttacagataTGTACAAAAACTAGTAATATTTTACGACACAAAACAGTTTCCTTTCTCATTACTATAATTATTTGCTTGACATAATATGATGATGGATCCAGGctgtataaaaatttattttcgaaCACATAGAAACATTTTACTTCAGTATACAAATGTATTTGTTAAAACCGTCAAAACTTATCAATTTACAATTGTGGTCGAATACACAAATGCTATTTGCACATATTAAgatataaacgttttcggctcGAGGGAGCCATCTTCAAACCAAATAAGGTAATCCTACGGAATACATTGCATGAAATTAAACAAACAGTGGAATATACGTTACATGAGGGGTGTACATAATGGGTGACAGTAGTGTATATGTATGtctttttttaataggttattttacaacgctttatcaacatcttaagttatttagcgcctgaatgaggtaaaggtgataatgcctgtgaaatgagtccggggtccagcaccgatagttacccagcatttgctcatattgggttgagggaaaaccccggaaaaaacctcaaccaggtaactttccccgaccgggaatcgaactcgggccacctagttttgcggccagacgcgctaaccgttactccactatgTATGTCATTAGTTAATATGTGCAAATAGCATTTGTGTATTCAACCACAATATTGTATATTGATAAGGTTTGACAGTTCTAACAAATAAATTTGTATACTGAGGCACAgcttatcaaactcaaaatgagttttaaattcattttacttCAGGTAATAATTTCAAACAAACGTATGCAGGTAGGCCTATTGATGATCAAATTATAGAGCTGGAAAATGCCTTCAACTACTTGGGTGTCcaagtaacaatgttttaataaatCCGGCTACTTAATGATACTATATGATCCAAACGATATTTAACATTGAATTTAACAAGTAAGATTGTATAATCATATTATAAAAGTGAGATTTGATCAATTTTAATGGTACTGAAGTAAGAGTTGATACTATTAAAACTAAACAGGTATTtaatgtcatagaaatgaaaacaaccagaaaaataattggaaaaacaaaattaggcagattaaaaatgaaaatatcagaAACAAGTGTCAAATACAAGACATTAATTATATTGGTCCATAGAGGAAGAACTGAATGGAACGATCATTTTCAAGAATGATAGGTGATCAATAGCCTAAGGTTCGTATAGTACGTGACAATACACCAAGAGGAAAGGGAAGCCTTGGACGTCCCATGAGGAGATGAAGTTATGCGTAATTACGTCCTATTACAAAGCGaaaaagaattattaaataagtttcGTTTCTTATAGAACTTCAACAGAAAGTAATAAACGGTGCAAAATACAATAAAGATCGAATCGCATATTACGATGATACGCTATGTTTGtttaccaacttttaaagttaaattaacagctgaacaCGCTCTTAGGGTCAAAGAAACGAACACTCGGACGCGAGACTAGTTGCTCAAGAATATGAGAATGTTAATCATCAAGGAGATATGTACCAGTAAATATTAAATAGCGAACGACAGTTAGTAAAAACTACGTTATTCGAAGACGATGAGAATCGAAACTCCAATGTATTCACTGCTGTATAACGCAAAGATAATTTCAAATAGCTTCTCGATgctaaaaaaagagagagaaacggAAGATGAGGAGGTTGAGAGAGCCATCTTCTCTTCTTAGAAACCAACATTCCCATACTACCTCTGATATAGTAAATGTTTCCATTaaaaaactttatttattaacgaaAATATCTTAACAGTTATCAATCTGTatgggctgtattcatagacattcttagcgcgggcttccagtggatgatcagcgaactaacgtttttcgtattcataaacccgtgttagcgatatgaattgatatgaatcctgtacaagtaaccaatcgatagccggggctagtttagcacgctcgtagtgcgggctagcgaaatatttTTAGCTATTTGATATATTATGTTAAGAATAATCTTAACGATTTCACTGCTAGAAGCGATATACCGGTGCACAATTACCATGTAAGGAATATTCATCTAATCTCTCAGCCACATATAAGGTTGGCTAAAACAAGAACTGATTAcatactattgctattattatgtttaatagATTATCATGTGAATCTCATTCAGCTACACTTCCAATAGATTCAAATGTGTTTTATATAACTGGCTTAGAAAAATTCCTTTTTACAGAATCAACGAATTTCTTGAATTACATTCTCTGTATATTGATTTTCATGCTTTGTATGTATTGCtacttattgtattatgttttattactatttgttcatttatagttttctgatcAAGGGAaaggctttcactgcaaaccaagcattctccaatctttcctatttttccgccttcctcttagtcttcaaaTATAgaaccatgtatcttaatgttgtctatcatctgatatcttctgctctgaacgtttttttccgttcactattccttacagtgcatccttcagtaggcagtgtcttctTAGCTAGTGCCCCAAtcaatttcattttctcttcctgatcagtatcAGCATTGggctttcttcacccactctttctagcacagcttcatttcttaaactgtctgtcaatttcacacactccattcttcttcatatccacattcttctagtcgcttctcttcactttatcgTAATGTCCACacttctgccccacacaatgcctCAGCGCTAGTTCAACACCTTCACTTAGAAAAGAAAATCCTTTTCGTTTTTGGTACGGCTATTTCATCTTCTACAGCTCAgttatctggacgattccctgtctcatatagtTCTTCTCCATATTTAgcccatctgttcagtattccttaTTTGTCTGCTACGTGTATTTCACTTATTTCATTACCGATTTTGTCTTCTAACCACATGTATTTcctattcttatttgtgaagtccaaacattttacttcgcggtacattaaatcctATCTTCCTGTTCTCTCTAGAtgctctatttctttacatttttctttcatccagtcttccttcgcctgtcagtttctcttcttagttcgttgttttgctttctgtagtttcttctactttcttctgtgttgatttttctcctttcctccatcttctccagaATTTTCTCTGTGAGCCAAGGTTTCTTAATACTCATACTTTATCTGTATGCTATTGTTTCTTCTGTTGTtatctatatactgtatgtataatacTGTAGTCTATGTGTATGTCTATAGCATTGTTGTAATGCTCACACTAACTAactataacaaacaaacaaacaagcaaacaaactaactaactaatatattttacagATTTGGTCCGAGAACAGGTGGAGGCTCGCAGAACGGAAGCGGAAGTCACAAGAAACCTCGACGGCGTGTGGCAACAATGGCGCAACGTCGGGCTGCGAACATTCGCGAGCGTCGGCGAATGTTCAACTTGAACGAAGCGTTCGACAAACTACGACGGAAAGTGCCAACATTCGCGTATGAAAAACGTTTATCTCGCATCGAAACATTGAGGCTAGCCATTACGTACATATCCTTCATGAGTGAATTGCTAACAGGGGGTGGAAAGTCAGGGGTTGTTGACGGAGTGCGAGGACCATCTCCTTTGTTTCCTGTCTCAGCGCAGAGAGATTATATACCTTATTCATTGGTACAAAACTGAAGTGTAGTACTGTGTTAACTGTTATATTAAAGTTGGTGATACACAAGTTTAGTTTCGGACCGAAAAGAACGTGTGGATCATGGATCAATACTAAATGTTATAAGGATAAAGTTTACTTCCCATGTTTTAATTAGAGTAACCTACAAACCTCGAATCAAGAGAAGACGGGACGGGAGAAACAACGACGCATATGTTCTGCACTGTGGGCAAGAGAATCACATTCTCTGTCTGTTATAGACCGTATTTTTTGGTCAAATAAAATGGGTGATTTCGGTGTTAAACCTTCCACTATTTTggtgggtatttcgtgaaatattGTCAATTCGGTTGTTATTctgtgaaataagttgtcaattgaatgtattatgttatgtttaatataaaactttttgttacttctttcttatgCATATCAATTATCAGAATCACCAACATATACGAAGTAGACCTATGGCTTCTACATGGCCCATACGAAGATTTGTACGACAGTCAGTGAGTATTTCCGTGTACGCAGAAAAGCCCCTCTCACTGTTCACATTAGATGTAGGGAACCATTCTGCCAGCAAACAATTCAAACCAAATTTGCTATGATCTTTTTTCAGCCCTTTCAAAATCTTTTCGCATGAAAATATAGCCTCCGGTGCATAATATAATGCGGCAATATtgaataatgttatatttttaataggttattttacgatgctttatcaaccgttatggttatctagcgtctgagatgaaggtgataatgccagtgatatgagtccagggtccagcgccggaagttacccagcatttgttcttaatgggttgaggggaaaaccccggaaaaacctcaaccaggtaacttgtcgcaaccaggatttgaacctgggtccgctcgttacatggtcaggcatgctaaccgttacttcacagcggtagaCTGTTGTATGTTACAtacaacattcttcaatctttgctgGATTCGACTGCAGAAATCGACATTTTTTTTCGATAATCGAGATAGTAAAAGTGAGTGTACACAATATCCATAGAGAAAATTCAGAAATATTGACGTTATCAAACGACACATTAATcgaaataaaaatcacaaatagTTTTGTGACAATATTAAACAGCATTTTGGTAcatatttcgtaatttttgtgACAGAATGGATGTATTTCGTGGTTACTGCCATATTTCGCACAATGATCCAATTACAAGTTATTTCGCGGGTTCATTTTACTtaaatatggtattttaggtaTCTAGAAGGgtaaatgtaacaaagaaagtagttgttttttagtcaactgtccgaagataggttcgaacctcataagtgacaccaataagacatcactcgtgaggcaactaagccagaagataatagggtagggtggccagttcctcatcttctccattgcatacatcgctgactagtataACATATTACACAATCAGACTTCGAATGTAtgcaaacaataataaaatttttcttcctctgacacatattatcaagtgagatgtactgcctgaacctcaatcagagataacaCAGAAAGTTTTGTGGAAAATTTCGCGCGTTACGCTATTACCAAAAAATACGGTCCCTATTGATGAGTAATGGTAATATGTAGTTTTTGAAGTAACTTACATTTACGATAAGATAGTGCTGTGTTGCTTTCAATATAGTGTAATATAGATCatagtaatttaattaaaattttctgctagtattaatatcaatacaatgAGCTGATACTATTAAAACGGTGTGCAGAAAACATTCCCCCGTCCCGCTTAGATTTTTCTGGTAACTTCTGTTGATTCGAAGTTTATACACAGTGTTAGGGAAATAAGTGCAAACATTTGACAGGTGATAGATGAAATCagtatgaatttaaaatttttctgcAACATTTCCCTTACTCTAATGGTTTGTACAGTATTTAGCAGCATAAgcacgtatttttttttcaacgaaCAAAAAATTTAAGCGCCTACAATATTAGATTTCCCACA from Periplaneta americana isolate PAMFEO1 chromosome 15, P.americana_PAMFEO1_priV1, whole genome shotgun sequence harbors:
- the LOC138715646 gene encoding protein Fer3-like, giving the protein MSSFVHGLGPGNGEQPLWELAAASTNTPVTPLGTTDIGVPGYGDLTPYSSLWDQHHGPGTALGYHGSHPELLGFASELWSAAPHNNNGHTRAQCMIQQRFGPRTGGGSQNGSGSHKKPRRRVATMAQRRAANIRERRRMFNLNEAFDKLRRKVPTFAYEKRLSRIETLRLAITYISFMSELLTGGGKSGVVDGVRGPSPLFPVSAQRDYIPYSLVQN